The segment TGAAAGCCTCCTCCTCCGAGCCCGTCACCGGGACGATCACCCGCACCAGGGCCTCGTCGCTGCGCCCGCGGAGCGCGGAGTCGCGGAGGAGGTGCCACTTCACCCGGTACTCGTTCGCCTCCACGCGGCCCCGGCCCTGGTACCAGTACAGCACCAGCGCGCGCTGGCCCTTGTTCTGGAGGAGGTACCGGTTCACCGTCACCGGCCCGTTCGGCGTGGCGATGGCCACGCGGCCGGAGGTCAGCGCCTCCCAGCCGGCTCCCGGGAGGCAGTTCTTCGGCGAGTGAATGGACTTCCCCTGCGTCTGGCTCTCGTAGTAGCCCACGTAGAGGGAGAACGCGTACGCTCCGGCGGCGGCCGCCGCGGCCGCGCCCGCCGGGCGGTACACCCGCATCAGGTAGTCGCTCATCCCCGCGACCCGCCGCTCCTCGTCCGAGATCTTCACGTCGCTCGACTCGTACGATGCGAACCGGGCCGGCACCGAGCTCTCCAGCGGGCCGCGGAGCGGCACCGACCGTTGCGTGTCGACCCCCAGCGTGATCGCGGCGCCCAGTCCCAGAAGGATCGCGGGGCCCCAGCTCCGGGTGAAGTGCCTCATGCCCTGCGCCTCCCGATCTGGATTTCGGCCTGGTTCAGCAGGGCGGCGATGCCGCCCAGGATCGCGAACGCCACCACGAAGATGATCCACCCCTCGGTCATGTGCATGAAGCCCTCGCCCAGCTTCGGGTCCACGTAGAAGACCAGGAACCCGGTGAGAAAGACGCGAATCCCGTTGAGGGCCATGGCCACCGGGATGGCCGCGGCGATCAGCGCCAGGCGGCTCGCCGGGTGGCGCAGCCACAGCCCGCCGATGAGCAGCCCGAGCGAGATCAGGGAGGCCAGCGAGCGGAGCCCACTGCACGCCTCCGTCACGAAGAGCGAGCGGCCGGGGAGCCGGAGGACGTTGCCGTCCAGCATTACCGGCACCTGGCGCCACTCCAGGAGCACCGCCCCCATCTCCGAGGCCCGGAACTGCAGCGGCAGGGCGAGCGAGCCCACCACCACGTCCGGGAGCGGGATGGAGAGCAGAAGCAGCGACGCCGGGAGCCACCAGTGCAGGAGCTGCCGGAAGCCGAAGTAGAAGACCACCAGGCCGAAGAGCGCGCCCATCATGGAGGCGCGCATGGTGAACAGCTCCGCCGCCAGCCCCGACACGTAGCGCAGGAGCACCGCGGCGAAGACGATCAGGAGCCCCGCCGCCACCTGGCCGCGGGCGTCCGCGGTCAGCCCCTTCTTCCAGGCCAGGTAGACGGCCACCGGGGCGAGGAGCAGCCCGTGTCCGGCGTCCGGATCGCTCCACCAGTCGCGCCCCAGCGTCATCATGGGGCTCCAGAACAGGAGCGCGAAGGCCGCCCCGGTGGCGGCCATCGGTACGTAGCGCTTCCAGTCGCCCACGTAGGTACGGCCGAGGGAGAGTGCCGCGCTGGTCACCTCACCATGCTCCTCGCTTGAAGACCACCACCGGTACGGTCCGCAGCAGGATCAGGAGGTCCTGGATCACGGACTGCCGCTCGATGTACTCCAGGTCGTAGCGCAGCTTGTTGCGCACGTCCGACAGGCACCGGTCGTAGCTCTGGTTGATCTGCGCCCAGCCGGTGATCCCGGGAAGGACGCGCTGGCGCTCGTGGTAGTGCTCGATCTTGCCGCGGAGCTCCGCGAAGATCTTCGGCTGCTCGGGGCGCGGCCCCACGATGTTCATGTCGCCCCTGAGGACGTTGAATAGCTGCGGGAGCTCGTCCAGCCGGTACTTCCGCAGCACGGCGCCCAGGGGAGTGACGCGGGGGTCGCTCGGCTGCGCCCACACCTGCACCGCGCTGCCGCCGGAGGCGGTCATCGTGCGGAACTTGTACATGGTGAAGAGCCGGCCGCCGTAGTCCACCCGGCGCCGCCAGTGGTGCTGGCTCCCGCTGTCCTGCCGCCGGTCCAGCCCCACCCGGGTCTGCCGGAAGATGATCGGTCCAGGAGAGGTCAGCTTGACGAGCACCGCGATCACCAGCATCAGCGGCGCCGCCAGGATCAGCCCCACGAGGGCCATCGTCACGTTGAGCACGCGCCGGCCCAGCCAGCGGGTCTCCGCGGCGGAGACGCCCTGCATCCAGGGCGTGGAAATGCTCTCGGCCAGCTCGTCGAGCGCCAGGGCGCCCGAGGTGGCGGTCAGCGGACCGGACTTCTGCGCAGGGATCAACACGGTGGCGCTCTCCAGATGTTCGTAGTTCCGTTGCACTCCTGCAGCGGTCTGCGAAGAGATGGGAATGCAACGGGCATGCACGGAGGGAGAATCGCCGCACTCGAATGTAAGTGGTTGGGATAATGCGTTTTGCGGATTCGGGACGGGCCGGGGGGACGGACCGGTTTCGTGGTGGCCCGGCGACGTGTGTGGGGCGTTCACCACACACCGGAGGAATCCGGGGCCGGCGGAGGGGCGTCAGGCGGGGGGAGCGGCGGGGAGGTCCAGCTCGAAGAAGAAGCGGGTCCCGGCGCCGGCGGCGGTCTCGTACGCCAGGTCGGATCCCATCTCGCGGACCAGGTGGCGCGCGAGCGCCAGCCCCAGGCCGCTCCCGGAGAAGCCGGG is part of the Longimicrobiaceae bacterium genome and harbors:
- a CDS encoding EpsI family protein — translated: MRHFTRSWGPAILLGLGAAITLGVDTQRSVPLRGPLESSVPARFASYESSDVKISDEERRVAGMSDYLMRVYRPAGAAAAAAAGAYAFSLYVGYYESQTQGKSIHSPKNCLPGAGWEALTSGRVAIATPNGPVTVNRYLLQNKGQRALVLYWYQGRGRVEANEYRVKWHLLRDSALRGRSDEALVRVIVPVTGSEEEAFRLAAQVAGGMMPAVGRALPA
- a CDS encoding sugar transferase translates to MLIPAQKSGPLTATSGALALDELAESISTPWMQGVSAAETRWLGRRVLNVTMALVGLILAAPLMLVIAVLVKLTSPGPIIFRQTRVGLDRRQDSGSQHHWRRRVDYGGRLFTMYKFRTMTASGGSAVQVWAQPSDPRVTPLGAVLRKYRLDELPQLFNVLRGDMNIVGPRPEQPKIFAELRGKIEHYHERQRVLPGITGWAQINQSYDRCLSDVRNKLRYDLEYIERQSVIQDLLILLRTVPVVVFKRGAW
- a CDS encoding exosortase/archaeosortase family protein, whose translation is MTSAALSLGRTYVGDWKRYVPMAATGAAFALLFWSPMMTLGRDWWSDPDAGHGLLLAPVAVYLAWKKGLTADARGQVAAGLLIVFAAVLLRYVSGLAAELFTMRASMMGALFGLVVFYFGFRQLLHWWLPASLLLLSIPLPDVVVGSLALPLQFRASEMGAVLLEWRQVPVMLDGNVLRLPGRSLFVTEACSGLRSLASLISLGLLIGGLWLRHPASRLALIAAAIPVAMALNGIRVFLTGFLVFYVDPKLGEGFMHMTEGWIIFVVAFAILGGIAALLNQAEIQIGRRRA